The proteins below are encoded in one region of Mus caroli chromosome 10, CAROLI_EIJ_v1.1, whole genome shotgun sequence:
- the Gatd3a gene encoding glutamine amidotransferase-like class 1 domain-containing protein 3A, mitochondrial, which translates to MAAVRVLVAPRLASALLPLSGCHRAPSQRAALHSSAPRPGARVALVLSGCGVYDGTEIHEASAILVHLSRGGAEVQIFAPDVPQMHVIDHTKGEPSERESRNVLAESARIARGKITSLAQLNAANHDAAIFPGGFGAAKNLSTFAVDGKDCKVNKEVERVLKEFHGAKKPIGLCCIAPVLAAKVIKGVEVTVGHEQEEGGKWPYAGTAEAIKALGAKHCVKGVTEAHVDQKNKVVTTPAFMCETALHHIHDGIGAMVKKVLELTGK; encoded by the exons ATGGCTGCCGTGAGGGTTCTGGTGGCGCCAAGGCTGGCTTCTGCCCTCCTACCGCTCTCGGGGTGCCATCGGGCTCCCTCCCAGCGCGCAGCCCTTCACAGCTCCGCACCGCGGCCCGGGGCCAGGGTGGCATTG GTGCTGTCGGGCTGCGGAGTCTATGACGGAACCGAGATCCATGAGGCCTCAGC GATCCTGGTGCACCTGAGCCGAGGGGGAGCTGAGGTCCAGATCTTTGCTCCCGATGTCCCTCAGATGCACGTGATTGACCACACCAAGGGGGAGCCTTCTGAGAGGGAAAGCAG GAACGTTTTGGCAGAGTCAGCAAGGATTGCCCGAGGCAAGATTACCAGCCTGGCTCAGCTCAATGCTGCTAACCATGATGCTGCCATTTTCCCGGGAGGCTTTGGAGCTGCCAAAAACCT GAGCACATTCGCCGTGGATGGAAAGGACTGCAAGGTTAACAAGGAGGTAGAGCGGGTCCTGAAGGAGTTCCACGGGGCCAAGAAGCCCATTGG CTTATGCTGCATCGCTCCTGTCCTCGCAGCCAAAGTGATCAAAGGTGTGGAGGTCACTGTAGGCCATGAGCAAGAAGAGGGCGGCAAGTGGCCTTATGCTGGAACTGCGGAAGCCATCAAAGCCCTGGGTGCCAAGCACTGTGTGAAGGGTGTGACC GAAGCTCATGTAGACCAGAAAAACAAGGTGGTCACCACCCCGGCCTTCATGTGTGAGACCGCACTCCACCACATCCACGACGGGATCGGGGCCATGGTAAAGAAGGTGCTGGAACTCACAGGAAAGTAA